A genomic stretch from Triplophysa dalaica isolate WHDGS20190420 chromosome 4, ASM1584641v1, whole genome shotgun sequence includes:
- the LOC130420095 gene encoding annexin A3-like — translation MAHVWDDLESMLKAPYPPVEKGTIKPHVNFKVNEDVEALCKAIQGFGTDEKIVIDILTHRSSSQKQAISRAYEEKSKRILVNDLKSDTGGDFEDVLVRLATLPAVNDAKDIIKATKGAGTDKDILIEILASRTNKQIKELSAAYADETKKTLVQNLKHEVSGDFGKAIVSLAEAARDESTSVNANKAKEDAQALYNAGEKKFGTDESKFVEILCKRSIPQLRQTLVEYKNISGKTLQKSIEKEMSGDMEELLVAIVKCIMNTPAYFAEKLHDCMKGIGTHESILTRIMVSRAEVDMMDIKAEYKKLYQSSLYKQISSDVTGNYCDCLRMICGE, via the exons ATGGCACACGTGTGG GATGATCTCGAAAGCATGCTGAAAGCTCCCTATCCCCCa GTGGAGAAAGGGACTATTAAACCACATGTTAACTTTAAAGTTAATGAAGATGTTGAGGCTCTGTGCAAAGCAATTCAAGGCTTCG GTACAGACGAGAAGATCGTGATAGACATACTGACCCACAGAAGTAGCAGTCAAAAACAGGCCATTTCTAGAGCATATGAAGAAAAGTCAAAACGG atTCTTGTAAATGACCTGAAGAGCGATACCGGTGGTGACTTTGAAGATGTCCTTGTTAGGCTTGCAACCCTGCCTGCAGTCAATGATGCTAAGGATATAATAAAGGCAACAAAA GGGGCTGGAACAGACAAGGATATCCTTATAGAAATATTAGCTTCaaggacaaataaacaaatcaaggAGCTGTCTGCAGCTTATGCTGATG aaacaaagaaaacattagTACAGAACCTAAAACATGAAGTTTCAGgggattttggcaaagccattgtTTCGCTTGCTGAG GCTGCAAGGGATGAGAGCACCAGTGTGAATGCAAACAAGGCTAAAGAAGATGCACAG GCCCTCTATAATGCAGGAGAGAAGAAGTTTGGAACTGATGAGTCCAAGTTTGTTGAGATCCTCTGCAAGAGGAGCATCCCTCAACTGAGACAAA CATTAGTGGAATATAAAAACATCAGTGGCAAGACTCTGCAGAAGAGCATTGAGAAGGAAATGTCTGGAGATATGGAGGAGCTGCTGGTTGCCATCg TGAAGTGTATTATGAACACTCCAGCATACTTTGCTGAAAAACTCCATGATTGCATGAag GGAATAGGAACACATGAAAGCATTTTGACCAGGATCATGGTCAGCCGTGCAGAAGTTGACATGATGGACATCAAAGCTGAATACAAAAAGCTCTATCAGAGTTCACTCTACAAGCAAATAAGT TCGGATGTGACTGGAAACTACTGCGACTGCTTGAGGATGATTTGTGGAGAATAG